Proteins from a single region of Halalkalibaculum roseum:
- a CDS encoding DUF429 domain-containing protein produces MKTLGLDGCRAGWIAISLDEGNAGYWLLESDNELEKFFEDYDRIFIDVPIGLEDEKYVRECDELLRERLGPDYKASVFNPPLRPALHAPTYAEASMTSYEITGKKISIQAWNITPNIRTVDSLLTNNEEFEEKVYESHPELLFQILNGGSSILQKKATKKGLRHRLGLLKDQSKFADDFFRDIKEEYRRNQVDEDDIVDAMVLALFAKRSLDDELKTLPENPPEDSEGLTMAIHYV; encoded by the coding sequence TTGAAAACTTTAGGATTAGACGGTTGCCGGGCGGGATGGATTGCTATCAGCCTGGACGAAGGGAATGCGGGTTACTGGCTGCTGGAATCAGATAATGAATTGGAAAAATTTTTCGAAGATTATGATCGTATCTTTATAGATGTACCTATTGGTCTAGAGGATGAAAAGTACGTTAGGGAATGTGATGAACTACTCCGGGAGCGTCTTGGACCTGACTATAAAGCCAGTGTTTTTAATCCACCCTTGCGGCCTGCGCTTCACGCTCCAACGTATGCTGAAGCTTCAATGACCAGCTATGAGATCACGGGAAAGAAGATTTCCATACAAGCTTGGAACATCACCCCGAATATTAGAACGGTTGACAGCCTTTTGACGAACAATGAAGAATTCGAGGAAAAAGTATATGAAAGTCACCCCGAGCTGTTGTTCCAGATCCTGAACGGGGGGAGTTCCATTCTACAGAAAAAAGCTACCAAGAAAGGTCTTCGTCACCGCCTGGGATTGTTGAAGGACCAAAGCAAATTTGCCGATGATTTCTTCCGTGACATCAAGGAAGAGTATCGCAGAAATCAGGTGGACGAAGATGATATTGTGGATGCCATGGTGCTTGCTCTTTTTGCGAAACGATCTCTTGATGATGAGTTGAAAACACTGCCTGAAAATCCTCCTGAGGATTCAGAAGGTCTGACTATGGCAATTCATTACGTATAG
- a CDS encoding PP2C family protein-serine/threonine phosphatase, with amino-acid sequence MIGQRLSYWIFLGALGLTAFFVLRPSIDINAGEPIDYSRSSIESKTVELIDQLGFSIDSLQMLSTRTQHLNYYSVLEDSLGDELPAPSQLNRNGTNLTGWDVTIGAILEDSDFIAFDRHEIFERTGRLQILYDDNNKVRRITTHRDNPNPTFVSGDSLSAIANHLLRDILDYDLSDYALRNVDVQDSLVSSGEPGFSGRQLDLFDTENNESTVFTFNWVKSNPSVAGPDEFILELKPMIKEIDTRQGTTIKYGASVRTFKAMDKYEVQQLTSTSISNLSVIISFASLGFLIFIVFFSGILNINKGHVDWKRALFILVSITLGVTGWRIIYFINTVDPFVTDTATTIVLLNHLLFGAALGLYGALAYIGWEAIARSQKQPQLNIIDAFWHKKIFYRETGESLIRGYALGGVLLGIFAFFLYLYGTVYYQSDSQFGFAEAGMQPKLLTLNMNAWINVWLVALANVGVAIGLLQENLKNRWQVYIAGIFMLGFLFAGSASTVGIKGPIWIDIILFTLMAPVIIYGFEKAGIFTFSTGWWLFTVIILTTPYLGSESLDVAYISWIQGFIILVPLVYGFIAYRYGGSVAEVSGYIPEYQERIANHLRVEKEIEIARDSQFKLMPLQPPTIEGLDVYGFFMPSFEVGGDYFDYVVTRNGSAEPKALTMTIVDVSGKAMKAAMHAVFTSGLLLSRLHRDRPEAILREVAPTLYTRTDPQTFITCIIAQYQLESKNLSIANAGHCLPIIKRAGKAQFVKTPDPKYPLGLRSEVSYNALETNLEEGDFVLLYSDGLPEAVDPEGNRFGFDELLEMVELLDTDTKPSNEIALDIKRRIQKFSDYQLADDTTIICLKV; translated from the coding sequence TTGATCGGGCAGCGACTTTCATATTGGATTTTTCTTGGAGCATTGGGCCTTACGGCATTTTTTGTCTTAAGACCTTCCATTGATATCAATGCGGGAGAACCCATTGACTATAGTCGCTCTTCTATTGAGAGCAAAACCGTAGAGTTGATAGATCAGCTGGGTTTCTCCATAGATTCACTCCAAATGCTTTCAACCAGAACGCAGCACCTGAATTATTATAGTGTTCTGGAAGATTCATTGGGTGATGAGTTGCCTGCTCCCTCTCAATTAAACAGGAATGGGACGAATCTGACCGGCTGGGATGTTACTATAGGTGCTATTTTGGAAGACAGCGATTTTATTGCTTTCGACCGTCATGAGATTTTTGAACGAACGGGCCGACTGCAGATTTTGTATGACGACAATAACAAAGTCAGGCGAATTACCACCCATCGTGACAATCCTAATCCAACTTTCGTGTCCGGGGATTCACTCTCTGCCATTGCAAACCATTTGCTCAGGGATATTCTGGATTATGACCTCTCCGATTATGCCCTTCGAAATGTAGATGTGCAGGATTCCCTGGTATCATCCGGTGAGCCTGGCTTCAGTGGGCGGCAGCTGGACCTATTTGATACGGAAAATAATGAGTCGACAGTTTTCACATTCAATTGGGTGAAATCAAATCCGTCGGTTGCCGGACCTGATGAGTTTATTTTGGAGCTTAAGCCCATGATTAAGGAGATAGATACACGGCAGGGTACCACTATCAAATACGGCGCTTCGGTGCGTACTTTCAAAGCAATGGATAAATACGAGGTACAGCAGTTGACAAGTACCTCAATAAGCAATTTATCGGTGATCATATCTTTTGCTTCTTTAGGCTTTCTGATATTCATTGTATTCTTTTCAGGTATACTGAATATCAATAAAGGTCATGTAGACTGGAAACGCGCCCTATTTATTCTGGTCTCTATTACACTGGGCGTGACAGGTTGGAGAATTATTTATTTTATCAATACAGTCGATCCTTTTGTTACCGACACTGCTACCACTATTGTCTTGCTTAACCACCTGCTTTTTGGTGCGGCTCTTGGTTTGTACGGAGCTTTGGCTTACATCGGTTGGGAAGCTATTGCCCGTTCTCAGAAACAACCCCAGTTAAATATAATTGATGCATTCTGGCACAAGAAGATTTTTTATAGGGAGACCGGTGAAAGCTTAATCAGAGGTTATGCTCTGGGCGGAGTACTTCTCGGTATCTTTGCTTTTTTTCTTTACCTGTATGGTACAGTGTACTACCAGAGCGACAGTCAGTTTGGATTTGCAGAGGCCGGCATGCAGCCGAAACTTTTGACCTTGAATATGAATGCCTGGATCAATGTGTGGCTGGTGGCTCTGGCAAATGTAGGTGTAGCGATTGGGTTGCTTCAGGAAAATCTTAAAAACAGGTGGCAGGTATACATTGCGGGAATATTTATGCTCGGATTCCTTTTTGCCGGTTCTGCTTCAACGGTGGGAATCAAAGGTCCGATCTGGATAGATATCATACTTTTCACGCTAATGGCACCTGTCATTATTTACGGTTTTGAGAAAGCAGGGATTTTTACCTTTTCAACCGGGTGGTGGTTGTTTACTGTAATCATATTAACGACACCCTATCTGGGTTCTGAGAGTCTGGATGTGGCTTACATATCCTGGATTCAAGGTTTCATAATTCTGGTTCCGTTGGTATATGGTTTCATCGCCTACCGGTACGGGGGATCGGTGGCTGAAGTCAGTGGTTACATACCCGAATACCAGGAACGCATTGCAAACCATCTACGAGTAGAAAAAGAGATTGAAATTGCCAGGGATAGCCAGTTCAAACTGATGCCCTTGCAACCACCGACCATCGAAGGGCTGGATGTCTATGGTTTTTTCATGCCTTCTTTCGAAGTAGGTGGTGACTATTTTGACTATGTTGTTACAAGGAACGGAAGTGCCGAACCCAAAGCACTCACAATGACTATTGTAGATGTATCGGGTAAGGCAATGAAAGCAGCTATGCACGCAGTGTTTACCAGCGGGTTGTTATTATCCAGACTTCACCGTGACCGTCCCGAGGCAATTTTGCGAGAAGTAGCACCGACCCTCTATACACGCACAGATCCCCAGACATTCATAACTTGTATTATTGCCCAGTATCAGCTGGAATCAAAGAATTTATCCATTGCGAATGCCGGACATTGCCTGCCGATAATAAAGCGTGCGGGAAAAGCACAGTTTGTGAAAACTCCTGACCCCAAGTACCCCTTGGGTCTAAGAAGTGAGGTGTCTTACAATGCCCTTGAAACGAATTTGGAAGAAGGTGATTTTGTACTTCTTTACTCTGACGGGCTCCCCGAAGCAGTAGATCCGGAAGGAAACCGCTTTGGATTTGATGAGCTACTGGAGATGGTTGAATTGCTGGATACTGATACTAAACCCAGCAATGAAATTGCCCTGGATATTAAGAGGAGGATCCAAAAGTTCAGCGATTATCAATTGGCTGACGATACCACTATCATTTGCCTGAAAGTTTAA
- the sthA gene encoding Si-specific NAD(P)(+) transhydrogenase encodes MSRDYDVIIIGSGPAGFSCAMQSSKFDKRALVVESHEKYLGGTWINTGTVPSKALREAAKTILDFNSQFNKEDTQKPYDRFKMEDLLQYKDEILEKENLRAKNDLIKNEVDVVRGFGKIVDENTVEVETHIGTKQTYTAKYILICTGSSPVNPDKFEIDNDKILDYKSILNLTHIPRRLVIIGTGVNALEYATTFSALGTRITIIGEREEFLTFLDHEVKEHLHKILAEKNIRIHPGVTVEDVNFNPLNTTTEVRFRNKKGDKRLQVIETEHVLYLEGRKPNTDKIGLEKVGIETDERGFIHVNDSYKTEVDTVYAAGDVVGFPRLASASFSQGRLAACSMFGIPALETPDQIPYGIYTIPEISNIGINERDAREKGLDVTVGRAYFKNNAKADMTNQDEGLLKLVFDTETLKLLGVHIIGEQASNLIHLGQAVISYGGDVRYFIQHVMNYPTLSEAYKIAAFNGVNRVYKAGVKYKNILENNNSG; translated from the coding sequence ATGTCTCGAGATTACGATGTAATTATTATCGGCAGCGGACCGGCCGGGTTCTCATGCGCCATGCAAAGTTCAAAGTTTGACAAAAGAGCCCTGGTTGTGGAGTCACATGAAAAATACCTTGGGGGCACCTGGATTAATACCGGTACGGTACCAAGTAAAGCACTACGTGAGGCGGCCAAAACAATTTTAGACTTCAACTCCCAATTCAACAAGGAAGATACTCAGAAGCCTTATGACCGGTTTAAGATGGAGGATCTTCTTCAATACAAAGATGAAATACTGGAGAAAGAAAATCTTCGGGCCAAGAACGACCTCATTAAAAATGAGGTGGATGTGGTTAGGGGTTTCGGCAAAATTGTTGACGAAAATACGGTTGAAGTGGAAACACATATCGGTACCAAACAGACCTACACCGCAAAATATATTCTTATCTGTACAGGGAGTAGCCCTGTAAATCCGGACAAGTTTGAAATCGATAATGATAAAATTCTGGATTACAAATCAATACTCAACCTGACGCACATTCCGCGCAGGCTGGTTATTATCGGTACGGGGGTCAATGCGTTGGAATACGCCACCACTTTTTCAGCTCTTGGTACACGTATTACCATCATTGGAGAAAGAGAGGAATTTTTAACCTTTCTCGATCATGAAGTTAAGGAACACCTCCATAAGATTCTTGCCGAAAAAAACATACGGATTCATCCCGGTGTTACGGTAGAAGATGTTAATTTCAATCCTTTGAACACTACAACAGAGGTACGCTTCCGTAACAAGAAAGGCGATAAACGACTTCAGGTCATAGAAACTGAACATGTACTATACCTTGAGGGACGAAAACCCAATACCGATAAAATCGGACTGGAAAAAGTCGGTATTGAAACCGATGAGCGTGGCTTCATTCATGTCAACGACAGCTACAAGACGGAAGTCGATACAGTCTATGCTGCCGGTGATGTAGTCGGGTTTCCCCGGTTGGCTTCGGCATCTTTTTCCCAGGGAAGACTTGCCGCCTGCAGTATGTTCGGTATACCCGCACTGGAAACACCCGATCAGATACCCTATGGCATCTATACGATCCCGGAGATATCAAATATCGGGATTAATGAAAGGGATGCCCGTGAAAAGGGTCTCGATGTAACGGTCGGCAGAGCATATTTCAAGAATAATGCAAAAGCCGACATGACCAATCAGGATGAAGGGCTCTTAAAACTGGTATTCGACACTGAAACGCTGAAGCTTTTGGGAGTACACATAATCGGCGAACAGGCCAGTAACCTCATCCACCTGGGGCAGGCTGTTATCTCTTACGGCGGGGATGTTCGATACTTTATTCAACATGTCATGAATTATCCCACCCTGAGTGAAGCTTACAAAATTGCAGCATTCAATGGCGTCAACCGGGTCTATAAAGCAGGTGTGAAGTACAAGAATATACTGGAGAATAACAATTCCGGATAA
- a CDS encoding superoxide dismutase — protein MAYKLPSLPYDYDALEPYIDERTMKIHHTKHHQGYTDKVNAALEGHDFADLAIEEVLQRINEVPEDIKQAVINNGGGYANHKLFWTILSPNGGGEPTGDIADAIDEEFNSFDSFKEQFNNAATGQFGSGWGWLCVKKDGSLEVLSTPNQNSPLMNGLTPILGVDVWEHAYYLHYQNKRGEYVNNFWNLVNWDKVNEYYNDAK, from the coding sequence ATGGCTTACAAATTACCAAGTCTACCTTATGACTACGATGCATTGGAACCTTATATCGATGAACGAACGATGAAAATTCATCATACCAAGCATCACCAGGGATACACGGATAAGGTTAACGCCGCGCTTGAAGGTCATGACTTTGCCGATCTTGCTATTGAAGAGGTGCTGCAGCGAATTAATGAGGTACCCGAAGACATTAAACAAGCGGTGATTAATAATGGTGGAGGTTATGCCAATCACAAGCTCTTTTGGACCATTCTATCTCCAAATGGCGGCGGTGAACCTACCGGTGACATAGCCGATGCTATTGATGAAGAATTCAATAGTTTTGATTCCTTCAAGGAGCAGTTTAATAATGCAGCCACCGGGCAGTTCGGCTCAGGATGGGGCTGGTTATGTGTCAAGAAAGACGGTTCTTTAGAAGTTCTTTCTACTCCTAACCAAAATAGTCCCCTGATGAACGGCTTAACGCCCATCCTTGGTGTAGATGTCTGGGAGCATGCTTATTATCTGCATTACCAGAATAAGCGGGGAGAATATGTCAATAACTTCTGGAACCTTGTCAATTGGGATAAGGTGAATGAATATTACAATGATGCTAAGTAA
- a CDS encoding mechanosensitive ion channel family protein — MLYKTCLRISIVIVTLFLTAEGTFAQDADTLSRAEISSTTSQLLLNPRRSAHTFMHWQQEGHKRPELVIQTMQLADEQSDEQKLELAQKLKKVLDSRGLLIEYDEIPNDPNYTDSLSGLHQYILFSSLPEVYLVKDNNQWVFSKATIQSIPEIYSDTFSIFVDLVLDRIPESLHNEWLGIQIWQYIAIFTWILLGFIFRLLFEYIFKNYVQRITAKTKTGWDDRLLHEIEKPFSFLFMMGFYLLTYTNLQLSVNVNYYLSLALEIAVSGSFIWLIYNLVNVLSGYLSELTSKTESQLDDQLVPLIRKTLKVFVVILGVIFVLQNNGINVTSLLAGLGLGGLAFALAARDTLANFFGSITIFMDKPFQVGDLIKTSNAEGVVEEIGFRSTRLRTLYNSVISVPNSNLAVTEIDNLGLREYRRLKMVLNLTYNTTPQQMEAFVEGIKAIIRANEHIKQDNYEVHFNEYGAHSLDVLVYLFFDVPGWSEELQQRHNFLLEIYRLADEVGVEFAFPTQTLHIDSVFSDAPRKVGKERTEDELAGTVYAFGPDGELARPGGITLHKDGEEINLNSTK, encoded by the coding sequence ATGTTATACAAAACATGCCTACGCATTTCTATAGTCATTGTTACTTTATTTTTGACTGCAGAAGGTACGTTTGCACAGGATGCAGACACGCTTTCACGAGCAGAAATAAGCTCAACTACCTCTCAATTGCTGCTGAATCCCCGCCGCTCAGCGCATACTTTCATGCATTGGCAACAAGAGGGTCATAAACGTCCGGAACTCGTGATTCAAACCATGCAGCTTGCCGATGAGCAATCTGACGAGCAAAAGCTGGAGCTGGCTCAAAAGCTGAAGAAAGTACTGGATTCAAGGGGACTGCTTATTGAATATGATGAGATACCCAACGATCCCAACTACACCGATTCACTAAGCGGACTGCATCAATATATACTCTTTTCTTCGCTGCCTGAAGTATACCTGGTAAAGGATAATAATCAGTGGGTGTTTTCAAAAGCAACCATTCAGTCAATTCCTGAAATTTACAGCGATACCTTCTCTATCTTTGTAGATCTGGTTTTGGACCGGATCCCCGAGTCTCTTCATAATGAATGGCTGGGCATTCAAATATGGCAGTATATTGCCATATTTACCTGGATACTGCTTGGATTCATATTCAGATTATTATTTGAGTACATATTTAAAAACTATGTCCAGCGCATTACGGCCAAAACGAAGACCGGGTGGGATGACCGCTTGTTGCATGAGATTGAGAAACCGTTCAGTTTTCTGTTCATGATGGGTTTTTATTTGCTGACCTACACCAATCTGCAACTATCGGTTAATGTCAATTATTATCTTTCTCTGGCGCTTGAAATTGCCGTATCAGGAAGTTTTATCTGGTTGATTTATAACCTGGTAAATGTTCTTTCAGGTTATCTTTCTGAACTCACTTCCAAGACCGAAAGCCAGCTGGACGACCAGCTTGTTCCTCTGATCCGGAAAACGCTGAAAGTATTTGTGGTAATACTGGGTGTTATATTCGTATTACAGAACAACGGCATCAATGTAACCTCACTGCTTGCCGGTCTAGGTCTGGGTGGTCTTGCTTTTGCCCTTGCCGCACGTGACACTCTGGCCAATTTCTTTGGATCCATTACCATATTCATGGATAAGCCGTTTCAGGTAGGGGATCTGATTAAAACATCCAATGCAGAAGGAGTTGTCGAAGAGATTGGTTTTCGATCTACCAGGCTTCGAACCCTGTATAATTCGGTAATCAGCGTACCGAATTCCAATTTGGCCGTCACCGAAATTGATAATCTCGGGCTACGCGAATATCGTCGACTGAAAATGGTGCTTAACTTAACCTATAACACCACACCGCAGCAGATGGAGGCATTTGTAGAAGGAATCAAAGCTATAATCAGGGCAAATGAGCATATAAAGCAGGACAACTATGAGGTCCATTTTAATGAGTACGGTGCCCATTCACTTGACGTTTTGGTCTACCTCTTTTTCGACGTACCCGGCTGGAGTGAGGAACTTCAACAACGCCACAATTTCTTGCTTGAGATCTACCGGCTGGCTGATGAGGTGGGTGTAGAGTTTGCGTTCCCTACGCAGACACTGCATATCGACAGCGTATTCAGCGACGCACCCCGCAAGGTTGGCAAAGAGCGAACAGAAGATGAACTGGCCGGAACGGTCTATGCTTTTGGTCCGGATGGTGAACTGGCCAGGCCAGGAGGCATTACCCTGCATAAGGATGGTGAGGAGATTAATTTAAACAGCACAAAGTAA
- a CDS encoding response regulator transcription factor has protein sequence MAKIKVLIADDHEILRFGISTFLNSAENIDVVGEASSGDECIELFKEKNPDVCVLDISMPGKNGIETTKAIREIDPNVKVLILSMHIDKAILDQVLEAGINGYLLKDTEKTELLHGIESIAKGQQVFSDPIQKLITKSYLNGGRTPHDSITSRELEVLQLIVEGYSSKLIADKLNISPRTVDTHRGNIMQKLNIPNAAGLVRYAMENDLVSKT, from the coding sequence ATGGCTAAGATCAAAGTACTTATAGCTGATGATCACGAAATTCTTCGTTTTGGGATAAGTACGTTTCTCAATTCGGCTGAGAATATAGATGTGGTAGGAGAGGCATCTTCGGGTGATGAATGCATCGAACTGTTCAAAGAGAAAAATCCTGATGTATGCGTTCTCGACATAAGTATGCCCGGCAAAAATGGTATTGAGACGACGAAAGCAATTCGGGAAATCGATCCGAATGTGAAAGTTCTCATTCTGTCGATGCATATTGATAAAGCCATTCTCGACCAGGTACTTGAGGCCGGTATCAACGGATACCTGCTGAAGGATACCGAGAAGACAGAGCTGTTGCACGGAATAGAATCCATTGCCAAAGGACAACAGGTATTCAGCGACCCGATACAGAAACTGATTACCAAGTCTTACCTGAATGGAGGTCGTACTCCACATGACAGTATCACCAGCAGAGAGCTCGAAGTATTGCAGCTTATTGTGGAAGGATATTCAAGCAAACTGATTGCCGATAAGCTGAATATCAGTCCACGAACCGTTGATACCCATCGCGGCAACATTATGCAGAAACTAAATATACCCAATGCTGCAGGATTGGTTCGCTATGCCATGGAAAACGACCTTGTTTCCAAGACCTGA
- a CDS encoding BrxA/BrxB family bacilliredoxin, whose translation MQFGFGVGPDTAWMREELTNLGVEELKTPEDVDRAMKEYNEGTMLMVINSVCGCAAGNARPGVKIALDESEQKPDHMVTVFAGQDKEATARAREYFSEYPPSSPAFAYFQDGEIKAMIPRHRIEGRTKQEVASDLKMVFDAFGDEEQKEAKED comes from the coding sequence ATGCAATTTGGATTCGGAGTAGGACCTGATACAGCTTGGATGCGCGAAGAATTAACCAATCTCGGTGTTGAAGAGCTGAAAACACCGGAAGATGTTGATCGTGCTATGAAAGAGTATAACGAGGGCACAATGCTGATGGTAATTAACTCAGTATGTGGATGTGCAGCCGGCAATGCACGTCCCGGTGTAAAAATTGCTCTCGATGAAAGTGAGCAGAAGCCTGATCACATGGTAACGGTATTTGCAGGTCAGGATAAGGAAGCTACAGCAAGGGCCCGTGAATATTTTAGTGAATATCCACCTTCTTCACCGGCGTTTGCCTACTTTCAGGATGGAGAAATCAAGGCGATGATTCCACGACACAGAATTGAAGGACGCACCAAACAGGAAGTTGCCTCTGATCTGAAGATGGTCTTTGATGCTTTTGGCGACGAAGAACAAAAAGAAGCCAAAGAAGATTAA
- the aspS gene encoding aspartate--tRNA ligase, with the protein MTLKRTHTCGELSNEQTSEEVVLNGWVSSRRDLGGVIFIDLRDRYGITQVVFKQDDEKLHEKAEELRTEYVIGVKGEVTRRGEENINEELETGTIEVTAKELVIYSRAETTPFEIKDDIATGEEIRLKYRYLDLRRSDIQNNMMLRSNAYQSIRNYYNGHDFAEVETPFLMKSTPEGARDYLVPSRVNPGKFFALPQSPQTYKQLLMVSGFDRYFQIVKCFRDEDLRADRQPEFTQVDVEMSFVDEDDVIASTEGMMQQLLKDVMDVVPNTPFKRMTYDEAMKTYGTDKPDTRFEMKISDFSDLVENSEFKIFSSTVKKGGGVLGIKVPGQGTIGRGAIDRLEERVKKETGAAGMIYIKQNEEEGIKCNVEKFLKEDTIKAMLEKAGAEMNDLVLILAGPKPDVYKQMGTMRLMMGKEHNMIDEDAFEFLWVTDFPLVEWSKEDQRYYAMHHPFTAPVREDLDKMDEDPASVRSRGYDLVLNGYEIGGGSIRIHERELQQRMFKLLGIGKEEAEDRFGFLLEAFKYGAPPHGGIALGVDRIIMILAGGKSLRDVIAFPKNQKAQSLMDNSPDYVDQNQLDELHIKLKNNIEKE; encoded by the coding sequence ATGACCTTAAAAAGGACGCATACGTGCGGTGAACTTTCAAACGAACAGACAAGTGAAGAAGTAGTACTGAATGGATGGGTGTCATCGCGAAGAGATTTGGGCGGTGTTATTTTCATTGACCTAAGGGATCGGTATGGTATTACCCAGGTAGTCTTCAAGCAGGATGATGAAAAGCTGCACGAAAAAGCTGAAGAACTGCGCACGGAGTATGTGATTGGAGTGAAAGGAGAAGTAACCCGACGAGGTGAGGAAAATATTAACGAGGAGCTTGAGACGGGTACTATTGAGGTGACGGCTAAAGAACTGGTCATCTATTCACGTGCTGAAACTACTCCTTTTGAAATTAAGGATGATATCGCGACAGGGGAAGAGATACGATTAAAGTACCGCTATCTTGACCTTCGAAGATCCGATATCCAGAATAATATGATGCTGCGCTCCAATGCCTATCAATCTATCCGCAATTATTATAACGGTCATGATTTTGCGGAGGTGGAAACACCCTTTTTAATGAAGAGTACGCCCGAAGGCGCGCGCGATTACCTGGTTCCCAGCAGGGTAAATCCGGGTAAGTTTTTCGCCTTACCTCAAAGTCCGCAGACCTATAAGCAGCTGCTGATGGTTTCCGGTTTTGATCGCTATTTCCAGATTGTAAAGTGTTTTCGGGATGAGGATTTAAGAGCCGACCGACAGCCTGAATTTACCCAGGTGGACGTTGAGATGTCGTTTGTGGATGAGGATGATGTTATCGCTTCAACAGAAGGCATGATGCAACAATTGCTGAAGGATGTAATGGATGTTGTTCCAAATACTCCTTTCAAGCGCATGACTTATGATGAGGCCATGAAAACTTATGGTACCGACAAGCCGGATACCCGTTTCGAGATGAAAATTTCTGACTTTTCGGATCTGGTTGAAAATTCGGAATTCAAAATCTTTTCAAGCACTGTAAAGAAGGGTGGAGGCGTATTAGGAATTAAGGTACCGGGACAGGGCACTATAGGTCGAGGTGCGATTGATCGTCTGGAAGAGCGTGTTAAGAAAGAAACCGGTGCGGCCGGCATGATCTATATCAAACAGAATGAAGAGGAAGGGATTAAGTGTAATGTTGAGAAATTCCTCAAGGAGGATACCATAAAGGCGATGCTTGAAAAAGCCGGGGCAGAGATGAACGATCTGGTTCTTATCCTGGCGGGTCCAAAGCCTGATGTGTATAAACAGATGGGCACGATGAGACTCATGATGGGCAAAGAGCACAATATGATTGATGAAGACGCTTTTGAATTTCTGTGGGTAACTGATTTTCCCCTTGTGGAATGGAGCAAGGAAGACCAGAGATACTACGCTATGCACCACCCTTTCACTGCGCCGGTCAGGGAAGACCTTGATAAAATGGATGAGGACCCGGCTTCCGTGCGTTCCCGCGGTTACGATCTTGTGCTGAATGGTTATGAGATAGGTGGAGGTTCCATAAGAATCCACGAGCGGGAACTTCAGCAGCGTATGTTTAAGTTATTAGGCATTGGAAAAGAGGAGGCCGAAGACCGATTCGGTTTTCTTTTAGAAGCATTTAAGTATGGAGCTCCTCCACACGGCGGCATTGCTTTAGGAGTGGATCGCATCATTATGATACTTGCAGGAGGTAAGAGCCTGAGGGATGTCATCGCGTTTCCAAAAAATCAGAAAGCGCAAAGCCTGATGGATAATAGTCCGGATTATGTGGATCAAAATCAGCTGGATGAACTTCATATCAAACTGAAAAATAACATCGAAAAAGAATAA